In Brevibacillus brevis NBRC 100599, a single genomic region encodes these proteins:
- the bluB gene encoding 5,6-dimethylbenzimidazole synthase: MKRLSAEEKNGLYKAISNRRDIRTFRQDPVSPDKLAMILAAAHHAPSVGFMQPWNFVLVEDDATKQALAECADKERRALAIHYEGTGRESTFLELKIQGIKEAPVTICVTCDPTRGGDHVLGRNSIPETDIMSVSCAIQNMWLAAYAEDLAMGWVSFYKKADVRRILNIPPHIDPVALLSIGYTDHYPERPLLELHQWRQREDLQQLIYREQWGNKA, translated from the coding sequence ATGAAACGCTTAAGTGCGGAAGAAAAAAACGGTTTGTATAAAGCCATCAGCAATCGTCGCGATATTCGTACCTTTCGCCAAGACCCTGTCTCCCCGGATAAGCTCGCCATGATCTTGGCCGCTGCCCACCATGCTCCTTCTGTCGGATTCATGCAGCCTTGGAATTTTGTCCTGGTAGAAGACGACGCAACCAAGCAAGCTCTGGCAGAATGTGCGGATAAAGAACGCCGGGCGCTTGCCATCCACTACGAAGGAACAGGACGAGAGTCGACCTTTTTGGAGTTGAAAATTCAAGGGATCAAGGAAGCGCCTGTCACCATCTGTGTCACTTGTGATCCTACACGTGGCGGAGACCATGTACTCGGACGCAATTCCATCCCGGAAACAGATATTATGTCGGTCAGCTGTGCAATCCAAAACATGTGGCTGGCGGCCTACGCCGAAGATTTGGCGATGGGCTGGGTCAGTTTTTACAAGAAGGCCGACGTGCGTCGTATCCTGAACATACCGCCGCATATCGATCCTGTCGCATTGCTGTCGATCGGCTACACAGATCATTATCCCGAACGTCCACTCTTGGAGCTGCACCAATGGAGACAACGTGAGGACCTGCAACAGTTGATTTATCGAGAGCAGTGGGGAAATAAAGCGTAA
- a CDS encoding response regulator transcription factor: MSPSRGESTSTHNILIVEDELPISRVLKAYLEKNNFRVEQAFNGEEAERKFDSHSPALVLLDVMLPGRSGWSILEYIRAKSSCPVIMLTALGQIDNKLAGLNKGADDYITKPFIADEVVARVHAVLRRSKQLIEGNHVKQFGSLKVDFKAYSVMLHGIELAFTPKDLCLFLFLAQYKNQTFTREQLIEQVWGMDYEGSDRAVDLAIKRIRRSLENWPTSEGEIRTYRGLGYKLCVYE, from the coding sequence ATGAGTCCGAGCAGAGGGGAGAGTACGAGCACGCATAATATCTTAATCGTGGAAGACGAACTACCCATCTCTCGGGTATTGAAGGCGTACTTGGAAAAAAACAACTTTCGGGTTGAACAGGCATTTAACGGCGAGGAAGCAGAACGGAAGTTTGATTCACACAGTCCTGCGCTCGTTTTGCTGGATGTGATGCTGCCTGGACGAAGCGGATGGAGTATTCTCGAATATATTCGGGCGAAAAGCTCGTGTCCTGTCATCATGCTGACAGCGTTGGGACAAATCGATAACAAGTTGGCGGGCTTGAACAAAGGCGCCGATGACTATATCACCAAGCCCTTTATTGCCGACGAAGTGGTCGCTCGCGTACATGCAGTATTACGTCGCTCGAAACAATTGATAGAAGGCAATCATGTGAAGCAGTTTGGCAGTCTGAAAGTCGACTTCAAGGCATATTCTGTGATGCTGCACGGCATTGAACTTGCGTTTACGCCAAAGGACTTGTGCCTGTTTCTATTTTTGGCCCAGTACAAAAACCAGACGTTCACCAGAGAACAGCTCATCGAGCAGGTGTGGGGGATGGATTACGAAGGAAGTGATCGCGCAGTAGACCTCGCGATCAAGCGCATCCGGCGATCTTTGGAGAATTGGCCGACATCCGAAGGGGAAATCCGTACTTATCGTGGCTTGGGCTACAAGCTGTGCGTATATGAGTGA
- a CDS encoding HAMP domain-containing sensor histidine kinase yields MAWATSCAYMSEKKRTSLFRYWTTRYLIILCIGLFVIGIASSYWISYSETQKRLDFMRLMAAEVADRVVDMEGKVKMAPFLFRIVDSRQESLGVNYKPMMMILDEHKQPVFGVPGPFSSELKRLAPDLVEANDSLSQFELARGDEVLFVKESIKVDERVVGWVMLFTPQKQLIRSMTEFQLLAIMLLGLGLLGWLVIYLLTKKLSQPIKDVADAAKQIVMGNYEIQLDKNKREQEVYELIHSFEEMAERLKQLEMMRTELLAGVTHELKTPVTSISGLVQAVREEVVSGEEAKEFLDICTKETTRLIKMVEDLLDFNSFAVGDIRIRRQPQNMQELIREITHQWRILQEEEKLSLHIESTPDPIMIDTDPLRVQQIMYNLLNNAAQAMESEGRIVVSLSASAEEIRIDVKDNGRGIPIEEQSLIFERFYRGEDKKHIVRGLGLGLSFSRMIAQALGGILILTESTASGSTFTLILRK; encoded by the coding sequence GTGGCTTGGGCTACAAGCTGTGCGTATATGAGTGAGAAAAAACGCACCTCTTTGTTTCGCTATTGGACGACGCGATACTTGATCATTTTGTGTATCGGCCTTTTCGTGATCGGGATTGCATCCAGCTACTGGATTTCTTATAGCGAGACTCAAAAACGCCTTGATTTTATGAGACTGATGGCAGCAGAAGTAGCGGATCGGGTCGTTGATATGGAAGGCAAGGTAAAAATGGCTCCGTTCTTGTTTCGTATTGTGGACAGTCGCCAGGAGTCACTCGGAGTCAATTACAAGCCAATGATGATGATCCTGGATGAACACAAACAACCAGTATTTGGCGTACCTGGTCCTTTTTCTAGTGAACTGAAGCGCCTCGCGCCTGATCTGGTGGAAGCGAATGACAGCCTGTCACAGTTTGAGCTTGCGCGGGGAGACGAAGTGCTTTTCGTGAAGGAAAGCATTAAGGTTGATGAGCGAGTGGTCGGATGGGTCATGCTGTTCACCCCACAAAAACAGCTGATACGCAGCATGACCGAATTCCAATTGCTTGCGATCATGCTTCTAGGTCTCGGTTTGCTTGGTTGGCTCGTCATTTATTTGCTGACGAAAAAGCTGTCTCAGCCGATTAAGGATGTGGCAGACGCTGCCAAGCAAATCGTAATGGGAAACTACGAGATTCAATTGGATAAAAATAAGCGCGAACAAGAAGTGTATGAACTGATCCATTCCTTTGAAGAAATGGCAGAGCGATTGAAGCAGCTGGAAATGATGCGTACAGAATTGTTGGCAGGGGTAACCCACGAACTCAAAACACCTGTTACGTCCATCAGTGGGCTGGTGCAAGCCGTGAGGGAAGAGGTTGTGAGCGGTGAGGAAGCCAAGGAGTTTTTGGATATTTGCACGAAGGAAACGACACGTCTGATAAAGATGGTAGAGGATTTGCTCGATTTTAACTCTTTTGCAGTCGGTGACATTCGCATTCGCAGGCAACCTCAAAACATGCAGGAGCTGATCCGGGAAATTACGCACCAATGGAGAATTTTGCAAGAAGAAGAGAAGCTCAGCCTGCACATCGAAAGTACCCCTGATCCGATCATGATAGATACCGACCCGTTGCGTGTACAGCAAATCATGTACAATCTCCTAAACAATGCAGCACAAGCGATGGAATCGGAAGGGCGGATCGTCGTGTCACTATCTGCATCAGCAGAGGAGATTCGCATTGACGTGAAGGACAATGGACGTGGGATACCAATAGAAGAACAGTCTTTGATTTTCGAGCGATTCTACCGAGGCGAGGACAAGAAGCACATCGTCCGTGGGCTGGGGCTTGGTTTGTCTTTTAGCAGAATGATTGCCCAAGCGTTAGGAGGTATATTGATTCTGACTGAGAGTACGGCGTCAGGCAGCACCTTCACGTTGATTTTGCGCAAATAA
- a CDS encoding efflux RND transporter periplasmic adaptor subunit, with protein sequence MTHKEKKRELFSRAGSNKRRWIVGALAVGVVIVSGGIFSYQSFFTPQTAQAAFQVETVKRGDISEVVQASGTVQASKRSSLSFSDAEEAKDAISTIQVGVGDAVKAGQVLATMDDSVARIQVTNAEANLLSAQARLEEAQKRKSPAEITSLQAAVNQTKNEWELAKQNIDGKKAANDVEKAKASLASAQKTYTSQQVLFAAGAIAKSEFDSAQASLDQAQRDYNTAMLTARQTTGQAGVKVEQALAAYQTAQEALQEANEGPDAATVLSAKAAVEQAKAGLQQAQKAWRAVTLKAPMDGVVVQVNGNVGEIPGNDFIIMDNSNSGDLEVVAQISQSDIGKVQEGLPVTFTTSSYADETFRGKVKLIYPEAKTDAGVTTYDVLLSVANQDNKLKIGMTMNVAIERGTHKNVLVVPAQALQTQNNKDGVYVLRDATAQQAEEGAEENQVEAKQANNRSGGKAGRANMPYRFVPIKMGYFTADQVEVTEGLTEGERVVILVNTQTSSGTNQNGNRMGGGMPGFGGMGGVQIRGR encoded by the coding sequence GTGACTCACAAGGAGAAAAAGAGAGAGTTGTTTTCGAGGGCAGGAAGCAACAAGAGAAGATGGATTGTTGGGGCTTTGGCTGTCGGGGTCGTGATTGTTTCAGGCGGTATCTTCAGCTATCAGTCGTTTTTTACCCCGCAAACGGCGCAGGCCGCTTTTCAAGTGGAGACGGTAAAAAGGGGAGACATCTCAGAAGTCGTGCAGGCATCAGGCACGGTCCAGGCTTCCAAGCGCTCGTCTCTCTCGTTTTCAGATGCAGAAGAAGCGAAGGATGCGATCTCTACCATTCAGGTCGGCGTTGGTGATGCGGTAAAGGCAGGGCAAGTTCTGGCGACGATGGACGATTCCGTAGCGAGAATCCAGGTGACGAATGCGGAAGCAAATCTTTTATCGGCGCAAGCCAGGCTAGAGGAGGCACAAAAGCGCAAGAGTCCCGCAGAAATCACTTCTTTGCAAGCCGCCGTCAATCAGACAAAGAACGAATGGGAGCTCGCAAAGCAAAACATTGACGGGAAAAAAGCGGCGAATGACGTGGAGAAGGCAAAGGCAAGCCTGGCGAGTGCCCAGAAGACGTACACTTCCCAGCAGGTCTTGTTCGCGGCAGGTGCGATTGCCAAGAGTGAATTCGACAGTGCCCAGGCCTCGTTGGACCAAGCCCAGCGCGATTACAACACGGCCATGCTGACAGCCAGACAGACGACAGGACAGGCCGGTGTGAAGGTAGAGCAAGCACTGGCTGCGTATCAAACAGCGCAAGAAGCGTTACAGGAAGCCAATGAAGGCCCAGATGCTGCCACAGTGTTATCGGCCAAAGCAGCGGTAGAACAGGCAAAAGCGGGGCTGCAACAGGCACAAAAGGCATGGAGGGCAGTCACCTTGAAAGCGCCGATGGATGGAGTGGTCGTCCAGGTAAACGGCAATGTAGGAGAAATACCCGGCAATGATTTCATTATCATGGATAATTCGAATAGCGGAGATTTAGAGGTAGTGGCACAAATTAGCCAGAGCGATATCGGAAAAGTGCAGGAAGGCTTGCCTGTGACGTTTACGACGAGTTCTTATGCGGACGAGACGTTCCGTGGAAAAGTAAAGCTGATCTATCCAGAAGCGAAAACGGACGCTGGAGTCACCACTTACGATGTGCTTTTGTCTGTGGCAAATCAGGATAACAAATTGAAGATCGGGATGACGATGAATGTCGCGATCGAACGAGGAACCCATAAAAATGTGCTCGTGGTACCTGCGCAAGCGCTGCAAACGCAAAATAATAAGGATGGCGTGTATGTGCTACGGGATGCTACTGCACAACAAGCTGAAGAAGGAGCGGAAGAGAATCAGGTTGAGGCGAAGCAAGCGAATAACCGCAGTGGAGGCAAAGCGGGCAGAGCCAATATGCCGTATCGATTTGTTCCAATTAAAATGGGGTACTTCACTGCCGATCAGGTAGAGGTGACGGAGGGGCTTACCGAAGGAGAGCGTGTCGTCATCCTCGTGAATACACAGACCTCGTCCGGAACGAATCAAAATGGAAATCGAATGGGCGGCGGTATGCCAGGATTCGGCGGAATGGGCGGCGTCCAGATAAGGGGACGGTAG
- a CDS encoding ABC transporter ATP-binding protein, with amino-acid sequence MKPVIQIEELRKQYVIGDQEIYALRGVSLSIEEGDFVAIMGPSGSGKSSMMNVIGCLDKPTSGEFFLDGYPVSLAHDDELAVIRNQKIGFVFQNFNLLPRTTAVENVELPLLYGGAPARERREKAIWALTSVGLAERLNNKPNELSGGQQQRVSIARALVNDPVILLADEPTGALDTKTSEEIMGIFQKLNDAGKTVILVTHEPDIAEYAKRIVRFRDGQIIADEAVEDRRRASMEGRADELS; translated from the coding sequence ATGAAACCGGTCATTCAAATAGAAGAGCTGAGAAAACAGTACGTCATCGGAGATCAGGAGATTTATGCGCTCAGGGGTGTCAGCTTGTCGATTGAGGAAGGGGATTTCGTGGCAATCATGGGGCCGTCTGGTTCAGGCAAGTCTTCGATGATGAATGTGATTGGCTGCCTGGATAAGCCTACCTCGGGAGAATTTTTTTTAGATGGCTATCCTGTATCACTAGCACATGATGATGAATTAGCAGTCATCCGCAATCAAAAAATCGGATTTGTTTTTCAAAATTTCAATCTGTTACCACGTACGACCGCAGTTGAAAATGTAGAGCTGCCCCTTTTATATGGAGGCGCGCCTGCACGGGAACGAAGAGAAAAAGCCATCTGGGCATTAACGAGTGTCGGACTGGCAGAGCGATTGAACAACAAGCCCAATGAGCTGTCAGGTGGACAACAGCAACGCGTGTCGATCGCGCGAGCTCTCGTCAATGATCCTGTCATTCTGCTGGCAGATGAGCCGACAGGAGCGCTGGACACAAAGACGAGTGAAGAGATCATGGGTATTTTTCAAAAGCTGAACGATGCGGGCAAAACGGTTATTTTGGTGACACATGAACCTGATATTGCGGAGTATGCCAAGAGGATCGTCCGGTTTCGTGATGGGCAAATCATCGCGGATGAAGCGGTGGAGGATCGCAGGAGGGCGTCGATGGAGGGTAGAGCAGATGAGCTTTCTTGA
- a CDS encoding ABC transporter permease: MSFLECVRISFRSIRANGLRSVLTMLGIIIGVAAVIAMVAIGEGTSTSVASQINGLGSNLLIVTPGQATQGRVSLGAGSLNTLTMADAEILTQKESISGVAPSVNARGQIVWGSNNYSSMLEGTSADFPQVRNVEVGQGRFFSNFEVKMQYNVAVVGTEVVSNLFKGANPVGQTVQINRIPFTIIGVLQSQGSSGMTNNDDRIIIPITTAMNRLTGGKNVGSIYVSAASSDLMEKAQQDIQQALRANHKLRPQAADDFRITSQSDILSTAQSVSSSMTALLSGIAAISLIVGGIGVMNIMLVSVTERTREIGIRKAIGAKRGDILRQFLIEAVTLSLIGGVIGIALGVGAAFLVSKLGQMATSISLSPIMYAFLTSTLVGVIFGVYPARKAAQLKPIDALRYE, from the coding sequence ATGAGCTTTCTTGAATGTGTACGCATTTCCTTTCGCAGCATCAGGGCAAATGGCTTGCGCTCCGTTCTCACGATGCTGGGAATTATCATCGGTGTGGCTGCTGTTATTGCGATGGTGGCGATCGGCGAAGGAACTTCCACGTCTGTTGCGTCGCAGATCAATGGTTTAGGGAGCAACCTGCTGATTGTCACACCTGGTCAGGCGACACAAGGCAGGGTAAGCCTTGGGGCTGGCTCTCTGAATACGTTGACGATGGCAGATGCAGAAATCCTGACGCAAAAAGAGTCCATTTCGGGTGTGGCTCCCAGCGTCAATGCCCGGGGGCAGATTGTCTGGGGAAGCAATAACTATTCCAGTATGCTCGAGGGGACGTCAGCCGATTTCCCCCAGGTGAGGAATGTAGAGGTGGGACAAGGGCGCTTCTTTAGCAACTTTGAAGTGAAGATGCAATACAACGTGGCTGTCGTGGGGACAGAGGTGGTCAGTAACCTGTTTAAAGGAGCAAATCCAGTAGGGCAAACCGTTCAGATCAACCGGATTCCGTTTACGATCATCGGCGTATTGCAGAGCCAGGGAAGCTCAGGCATGACAAACAACGATGATCGGATCATCATTCCGATTACCACTGCGATGAACAGGTTGACCGGAGGCAAAAACGTGGGCTCGATCTACGTCTCGGCAGCGTCGTCGGACTTGATGGAGAAGGCGCAACAAGATATTCAGCAAGCCCTTCGTGCCAATCACAAACTACGGCCACAAGCTGCCGATGATTTCCGCATCACGTCCCAGTCAGACATTTTAAGTACAGCACAGTCCGTATCCAGCTCGATGACTGCACTTTTATCTGGTATTGCCGCGATCTCGCTGATTGTTGGCGGGATCGGCGTGATGAACATTATGCTTGTATCTGTCACGGAGCGGACAAGGGAGATCGGAATTCGCAAGGCGATTGGAGCCAAGCGGGGAGATATTCTCCGCCAGTTTTTGATCGAAGCCGTTACGCTTAGTCTGATTGGCGGGGTAATTGGCATTGCTTTAGGGGTTGGGGCTGCGTTTTTGGTTAGCAAGCTCGGTCAGATGGCTACCTCGATTAGTCTGTCGCCGATCATGTATGCGTTTTTGACCTCTACATTGGTTGGTGTCATTTTCGGTGTGTATCCGGCGCGAAAAGCAGCACAGCTCAAACCCATTGACGCACTACGGTATGAGTGA
- a CDS encoding nucleoside hydrolase, with protein sequence MAKKHRLIIEFCGGFGQGLALLYALRSPDVQVAGIICSDTQSSLASKLIDFAQPGYEIPIVTGAKQPLFSGTIETSTSEGVRLLAEAKQDEESDLTLVTFDRLTTLALAVTRDPLLARKFTRIVVQGGAIRVPGDVTAIAETNMYRDPEAAALVLSARLPLVLVPLDTTSSFRLKEEQVHTLGSLAKAVGLIDRTTMSDVPFAVSGGALHAWVAMLAALSPDKIRTEQMKLSVECKSELSRGAILADLRAKPSVGTDTAVCVEVEMAEAERFLQTVLDQGGV encoded by the coding sequence GTGGCAAAAAAACACCGGTTGATTATTGAGTTTTGCGGTGGATTTGGTCAAGGGTTGGCCTTGCTGTATGCTTTGCGGTCGCCTGATGTTCAAGTGGCAGGAATCATTTGCAGTGACACGCAGTCAAGTTTGGCTAGCAAGCTGATTGATTTTGCACAGCCAGGCTATGAAATTCCAATTGTTACAGGTGCCAAGCAGCCCCTTTTCTCAGGAACCATAGAGACGAGCACCTCGGAAGGTGTACGGCTCCTTGCAGAAGCGAAGCAGGATGAGGAAAGTGACTTGACGCTCGTGACGTTTGATCGTTTGACGACGCTAGCTTTGGCTGTCACGCGTGATCCACTGTTGGCGCGTAAATTTACGAGAATCGTTGTGCAGGGTGGAGCGATACGCGTACCAGGAGACGTCACGGCTATTGCCGAAACAAACATGTATCGTGATCCAGAAGCAGCTGCGCTCGTTTTGTCAGCCCGCTTGCCACTTGTGCTTGTTCCATTAGATACAACCAGCTCGTTTCGTTTGAAGGAAGAGCAAGTACATACGCTGGGGAGTCTCGCAAAAGCAGTTGGCCTGATCGATAGAACGACGATGTCTGACGTGCCATTCGCCGTTTCTGGTGGTGCGCTCCATGCATGGGTAGCGATGCTCGCGGCTCTCTCGCCTGATAAAATACGGACGGAGCAGATGAAGCTCTCAGTCGAATGCAAAAGCGAATTATCACGCGGTGCCATTTTAGCCGATTTACGGGCAAAACCGAGTGTAGGAACCGATACGGCCGTATGCGTTGAGGTTGAGATGGCAGAGGCAGAGCGCTTTTTGCAAACCGTTTTGGATCAGGGAGGGGTATAA
- a CDS encoding nucleoside hydrolase, producing the protein MEKIILDVDTGIDDAMAIAYAVHSPALEVCGITTTFGNITVEEATRNTLQVLELLGASEIPVYQGASKPIVRELTGKARLFHGENGLGNVVLPDPSTKAQPQSAAQFLISTIKENPHEVTLVTVGSMANLARAIMAAPEIVSLVKRVVVMGGAVTVPGNRTPVAEANICADPEAAAYIFQSGIPVTLVGLDVTMQTLLTREHLQEWRAKDTRLSHFFADMCEVYMDAYATVGNLRGCGLHDPLAVGVVIDPTFVKSVPMHVAVDTSGGASDARTIGDRRPHPAQPPNVDVCLEVDHERFVSHFLQNVLGE; encoded by the coding sequence ATGGAAAAAATCATTTTGGATGTAGATACCGGGATTGATGATGCGATGGCGATTGCTTATGCCGTTCACTCGCCTGCGCTTGAAGTGTGTGGAATTACCACGACTTTTGGCAATATCACGGTGGAGGAAGCAACACGCAATACCTTACAGGTGCTCGAGCTGCTGGGTGCGTCTGAGATTCCTGTCTATCAGGGGGCATCGAAGCCGATTGTTCGCGAGCTTACTGGAAAAGCAAGGCTGTTCCACGGTGAAAACGGGCTAGGCAATGTCGTCCTTCCAGATCCATCGACAAAGGCTCAGCCACAGAGTGCCGCACAATTTCTCATCTCTACGATAAAGGAAAATCCTCACGAAGTGACACTCGTGACCGTCGGGAGCATGGCCAATTTGGCGCGGGCGATTATGGCTGCTCCAGAAATCGTATCCCTTGTCAAACGCGTGGTCGTGATGGGAGGAGCTGTAACCGTGCCGGGGAATCGTACGCCAGTAGCCGAGGCGAATATTTGCGCCGATCCGGAAGCCGCAGCGTACATCTTCCAGTCTGGTATTCCCGTGACGCTCGTAGGCCTGGATGTGACGATGCAAACGCTGCTTACCCGCGAACACTTGCAGGAATGGAGAGCGAAGGATACACGCTTAAGTCATTTTTTCGCGGATATGTGTGAGGTGTACATGGATGCCTACGCAACAGTGGGCAATTTGCGCGGCTGCGGTCTGCATGATCCGTTGGCTGTCGGTGTCGTCATTGATCCAACGTTTGTGAAGTCAGTCCCGATGCATGTTGCGGTAGATACATCCGGGGGAGCCAGTGATGCCCGTACGATTGGAGACAGACGTCCACATCCAGCGCAGCCGCCGAATGTGGACGTATGCCTGGAGGTTGATCATGAACGCTTTGTCAGCCATTTTTTACAAAATGTTTTAGGTGAGTAA
- the mscL gene encoding large conductance mechanosensitive channel protein MscL translates to MLKEFKEFALKGNVMDLAVGVVIGGAFGKIVTSLVNDIITPLIGLLLGKVDFSGLFINLSGVPYKTIAEAKTAHAATLNYGLFLNSVIDFVIIAFSIFIVIKQLNRFKRKQEVEQAPVTTKECPHCISAIPVKATRCPNCTSMLETKGTALAHE, encoded by the coding sequence ATGTTAAAAGAGTTTAAAGAGTTTGCGTTAAAGGGAAATGTAATGGATCTCGCTGTCGGTGTCGTGATCGGTGGGGCTTTCGGGAAAATTGTAACCTCGCTTGTTAATGACATCATTACTCCCCTGATCGGATTGCTTCTGGGCAAGGTGGATTTCTCCGGCTTGTTCATCAATTTGAGCGGGGTTCCTTATAAGACGATCGCCGAAGCAAAAACAGCACATGCTGCGACGCTGAACTACGGGTTGTTCCTCAACTCTGTGATTGATTTTGTCATTATTGCCTTTTCCATTTTTATCGTCATCAAGCAGCTCAACCGTTTCAAACGCAAGCAAGAAGTGGAGCAAGCGCCTGTAACGACCAAAGAGTGCCCGCATTGCATCTCCGCGATTCCGGTCAAGGCTACGCGCTGTCCGAACTGCACCTCCATGCTGGAGACAAAAGGAACGGCATTGGCACACGAATAA
- a CDS encoding YheC/YheD family protein: MHDVISSSKWSLHQFFSKSPYIRPYLPPTALYQPASLDSYLAKYLAKYSTVYIKPTRTHMGKGIIRVWKTDRGDYQFVKERGEPVQANSLADLKQQLAAQCTEKNYVIQKGLDLAEIDARPFDIRVMMMRNGLGKWQYAGMLAKVAGADSIITNVARGGGYAVTVPHALKKSGAVTPDKIKGIVSQLIQVSHRVCAHFNKYRHSAQIGVDFAIDKAGNLSIIEVNYDFPSHGLFAKLKDKTYYHTIKRLHYQYKNRVKRKQRKA; this comes from the coding sequence GTGCATGATGTGATCTCCTCCTCCAAGTGGAGCCTTCACCAGTTCTTTTCAAAAAGTCCTTACATTCGTCCTTACCTGCCGCCTACTGCTTTATATCAGCCCGCAAGCTTGGACTCGTATTTAGCGAAGTATTTAGCGAAGTATTCTACCGTCTATATCAAACCGACGAGAACCCATATGGGGAAAGGCATTATTCGTGTCTGGAAAACAGATCGTGGGGACTATCAATTTGTGAAGGAGCGCGGAGAGCCTGTGCAAGCAAATTCTTTAGCTGACTTGAAGCAGCAACTTGCCGCGCAGTGCACAGAAAAAAATTACGTCATACAAAAAGGGCTGGATTTAGCTGAAATCGACGCTCGTCCCTTTGATATTCGCGTCATGATGATGCGCAATGGCTTGGGTAAATGGCAATATGCCGGCATGCTAGCCAAGGTAGCCGGTGCCGACAGTATTATTACCAATGTCGCTCGCGGCGGCGGATATGCCGTCACTGTCCCGCATGCCTTGAAAAAGTCTGGAGCTGTCACACCAGATAAGATAAAAGGGATCGTCTCTCAGTTAATCCAAGTCAGTCACCGTGTATGTGCCCACTTTAATAAATATCGGCACAGTGCGCAAATCGGCGTCGATTTTGCCATTGATAAAGCTGGAAACCTCTCCATTATTGAAGTGAATTACGACTTTCCATCCCATGGGCTGTTTGCCAAGCTCAAAGACAAGACCTATTATCATACGATTAAAAGACTTCACTATCAGTATAAAAACCGCGTGAAACGAAAACAGAGGAAGGCATAA